A single genomic interval of candidate division WOR-3 bacterium harbors:
- a CDS encoding 2-oxoacid:ferredoxin oxidoreductase subunit beta: MSEATANIFGLNQHPLDDLLRVDRIPHIWCPTCGLGIVLNSFLTAVRESAIPREDLVVVSGIGCTGRAAGYVNLDSFHTTHGRAIPFAIGLKLGNPKLKVVIISGDGDLVSIGGNHLIHAARRNMDLTVICVNNFNYAMTGGQFGPTTPQGAKLTTAPYGSFEHPFNIPFLVDSCGATYVARWTVLHVRQMTQAFKEALMHAGFSFVEVISPCPTVYGRRNQLGSGLEIVKYYQEKSVVKNDIDTRECEINYQGPIVVGRFVQKRKPTYLEAMNDFLRSSVGEKFVPYQGPMEDGD, translated from the coding sequence ATGAGCGAAGCAACTGCCAATATCTTTGGTCTTAACCAGCATCCGCTTGACGACCTGTTGCGGGTGGACCGGATTCCCCATATCTGGTGTCCGACCTGTGGTCTGGGTATTGTTTTGAACTCTTTTTTGACCGCGGTACGGGAAAGTGCTATTCCCCGCGAGGACCTGGTTGTGGTGTCGGGTATCGGTTGCACAGGCCGTGCTGCCGGATATGTGAATCTGGACTCGTTTCATACCACCCATGGCCGGGCGATACCGTTTGCGATTGGCTTAAAACTGGGTAATCCGAAATTAAAAGTGGTGATTATCTCCGGCGATGGCGATTTGGTATCGATTGGTGGTAATCACCTGATTCATGCGGCACGCCGTAATATGGATTTGACGGTCATCTGTGTGAACAACTTCAACTATGCGATGACCGGCGGTCAGTTTGGACCAACCACGCCCCAGGGCGCTAAGTTGACCACGGCACCTTATGGCAGTTTTGAGCACCCGTTTAACATCCCGTTTCTTGTTGACTCCTGCGGCGCAACCTATGTCGCACGCTGGACCGTGCTCCATGTCCGGCAGATGACTCAGGCTTTCAAAGAGGCGCTGATGCACGCCGGGTTCAGTTTTGTTGAGGTGATTTCGCCCTGTCCGACCGTTTATGGCCGGCGCAATCAGTTAGGTTCCGGGCTGGAGATTGTAAAATACTATCAGGAAAAGTCGGTGGTTAAGAACGATATCGACACCCGGGAGTGCGAAATAAACTATCAGGGCCCAATTGTTGTTGGAAGGTTTGTCCAGAAGCGAAAACCCACCTATCTTGAGGCAATGAACGATTTTTTGCGTTCCAGTGTCGGCGAGAAGTTCGTTCCCTATCAAGGACCAATGGAAGATGGAGATTAA
- a CDS encoding pyruvate ferredoxin oxidoreductase: protein MEIKLSGFGGQGIIMMGMVLGRAATLYDNKYATLTQSFGPEARGGACSAQLIISEERVLYPYLTAPDILVAMSQEAYEKFEPTLKDGGILIWEENLVRPHNHFGRVKEFTIPATRIAEGLGNRMFANMVMLGFVVAVTGVVPKEALIKAVQDTLPARLLEKNLVALEKGYELGQEKKKSV from the coding sequence ATGGAGATTAAACTTTCCGGGTTTGGCGGTCAGGGTATCATAATGATGGGGATGGTTTTAGGCCGGGCTGCTACCCTGTATGATAACAAATATGCGACCCTGACCCAGAGTTTCGGGCCCGAAGCGAGAGGCGGTGCCTGCTCAGCGCAGTTGATTATCTCTGAAGAGCGGGTGCTTTATCCTTATTTAACTGCGCCCGATATTTTAGTGGCGATGTCCCAGGAGGCGTATGAGAAGTTTGAGCCGACATTAAAGGATGGGGGGATTCTCATCTGGGAGGAAAACCTGGTACGCCCTCATAACCATTTTGGTCGGGTTAAAGAGTTTACCATCCCGGCAACGAGGATTGCGGAAGGTCTGGGGAATCGGATGTTTGCCAATATGGTGATGCTCGGGTTTGTGGTCGCGGTGACCGGTGTTGTTCCCAAAGAGGCGCTAATCAAGGCGGTTCAGGACACACTGCCCGCGCGACTGCTTGAGAAAAACCTCGTGGCGCTGGAAAAGGGGTATGAGCTTGGGCAGGAAAAGAAGAAGTCGGTATGA
- a CDS encoding FAD-dependent oxidoreductase: MKAKDGLTLKEALRSKVASLKIRDREFQIVLAPESPCRVACPAGVNVKAYVGLIAAGKFEQALEVVRQTNPLPGICGRVCTHPCEQECRRAELDEPVAIRALKRFIADYAVNQPRAVLPADTVKRPQRVAIVGAGPAGLTAANDLIRLGYQVTIFEAQEKPGGMLIWGIPPFRLPRPVIEQEIDSVLGLGVELFTRTKIDEPARLLKDGFAAVFYAPGCQKSLTLGRPLEDELFGVIDALSFLRKAFTGEMKTLSGRVLVIGGGNSAIDAARVAKRLGAEEVWIVYRRTRREMPAGEEELSEAEAENIRIEYLTQPVEFIHKEGKVTGLRCVRNTLGAADESGRRKPVPIPGSEFVINADWVITALGQKVEKDIDHLPSGVFVGGDAAGGPATVIDAIASGHRGASAIHKFISGAEPMTKVSEVQLEIQMPVLTAVPRSRVRPRQLVPEKRNIFAEVEEPLTPAEAIQEAERCLRCGFCGECVRCHRTCPKHQVAIRTDDFTETTFLRIHSLETVFPDGVEELPVTIKFNDEKGERYIPGVIQPLIVRVEKELCRGCGRCVDACPHEAITREEWYSGIQVAVVDSRRCRGCGNCLTVCPSGALQSYLKFVPVGYYNQR; encoded by the coding sequence ATGAAGGCTAAGGATGGTTTGACTCTTAAAGAGGCGTTGCGCTCAAAAGTGGCGAGCCTGAAAATCAGGGACCGGGAGTTTCAAATCGTATTGGCGCCCGAATCACCCTGTCGAGTTGCCTGTCCGGCTGGTGTTAATGTCAAGGCTTATGTCGGTTTGATTGCCGCGGGCAAGTTTGAGCAGGCGCTGGAGGTGGTACGGCAAACCAATCCTTTACCTGGAATTTGTGGCAGGGTGTGTACCCATCCCTGTGAGCAGGAGTGCCGCCGCGCCGAACTTGATGAACCGGTGGCAATTCGCGCCCTGAAACGATTTATTGCCGATTATGCGGTCAATCAACCCCGGGCGGTATTACCCGCAGATACAGTTAAAAGACCGCAGCGGGTTGCGATAGTTGGTGCCGGTCCCGCCGGTTTGACCGCAGCAAATGACCTAATCCGCTTGGGGTATCAGGTGACGATTTTTGAGGCGCAGGAAAAACCGGGCGGGATGCTCATCTGGGGGATTCCGCCTTTCCGTTTGCCCCGACCAGTGATTGAGCAGGAGATTGATTCGGTTCTTGGTTTAGGGGTGGAACTGTTTACCCGAACCAAAATCGATGAACCGGCACGGCTTCTCAAAGACGGTTTTGCCGCGGTATTTTATGCTCCGGGTTGCCAGAAAAGTTTGACGCTTGGTCGGCCGCTGGAGGATGAACTGTTCGGGGTGATAGATGCCCTTTCCTTTTTGAGAAAGGCGTTTACCGGTGAGATGAAAACTCTGTCCGGTCGGGTTCTGGTGATTGGGGGTGGAAATTCGGCGATTGATGCGGCACGGGTCGCAAAGAGGCTCGGTGCCGAAGAGGTCTGGATTGTTTATCGCCGGACCCGAAGGGAAATGCCGGCTGGTGAAGAGGAACTGTCTGAAGCAGAAGCCGAGAATATCCGCATCGAATATCTTACCCAGCCGGTCGAGTTTATTCATAAAGAAGGAAAGGTTACCGGATTGCGTTGTGTGCGTAATACACTGGGCGCGGCTGATGAGTCGGGCAGAAGAAAACCGGTGCCGATTCCGGGTTCGGAATTTGTAATTAATGCTGATTGGGTTATTACCGCACTGGGTCAGAAGGTGGAGAAGGATATTGACCATTTGCCATCTGGTGTTTTTGTTGGTGGCGATGCCGCAGGCGGTCCGGCAACGGTGATTGACGCCATTGCCAGTGGCCATCGGGGCGCAAGTGCGATTCACAAGTTCATCAGCGGCGCCGAACCAATGACAAAAGTTTCCGAGGTACAACTGGAGATTCAAATGCCGGTGCTAACTGCGGTGCCCAGGAGCCGGGTGCGACCGCGGCAACTGGTACCGGAAAAGCGCAACATTTTTGCCGAGGTGGAGGAACCCTTGACACCAGCAGAGGCGATACAGGAGGCAGAGCGCTGTTTGCGCTGCGGCTTTTGTGGTGAATGTGTTCGGTGCCATCGGACCTGCCCGAAACACCAGGTGGCAATTCGGACTGATGACTTTACTGAAACAACATTTCTCCGAATCCACTCGCTCGAAACAGTTTTTCCTGACGGAGTGGAAGAGCTACCGGTGACGATAAAATTTAATGATGAAAAAGGGGAGCGGTACATCCCGGGCGTAATACAACCTTTGATTGTCAGGGTAGAAAAGGAGTTGTGCCGGGGTTGTGGAAGGTGCGTTGATGCTTGCCCGCACGAGGCGATTACGCGCGAGGAGTGGTATTCTGGTATTCAGGTGGCGGTAGTTGATAGCCGGCGCTGTCGGGGATGTGGCAACTGTTTGACCGTTTGTCCGAGCGGTGCATTGCAGAGTTATCTCAAATTTGTGCCGGTAGGTTATTATAACCAGCGATGA